From the Escherichia marmotae genome, one window contains:
- a CDS encoding acyl carrier protein, which yields MTKDKIFSIIAFCYGISYKKLSEETKFIEDLSADSLSLIEMIDMINLEFNTKINDSALERIVTIGDLISIVNDK from the coding sequence ATGACAAAAGATAAAATCTTTTCAATAATTGCATTCTGTTATGGCATAAGTTACAAAAAACTATCTGAAGAAACGAAATTTATTGAGGACCTTTCTGCGGATTCACTTTCACTAATTGAAATGATAGATATGATTAATCTTGAATTCAACACAAAGATAAATGATTCCGCATTAGAACGTATTGTTACTATTGGAGATCTCATTTCCATCGTTAACGATAAATAA
- a CDS encoding ParB/RepB/Spo0J family partition protein translates to MTELCKNLLSIKEGQQREFALHSGNKASFIRVKIPHDKIQEVTFINQKTNVRDQHSLTEESLSDIIKTIKFQQFFPVIGREVDGKIEILDGTRRRASAIYAGSELEVLYSKDYISTLDARKLASEIQTAKEHSIRELGIGLNFLKVSGLSYKDIAQKENLSRAKVTRAFQAASVPQEIIALFPIASELNFNDYKILFDYYKSLEKSNESFSSALSNLKEEIKGISVELPSDVYKKEILNIIKKNKKKKIDTSVTVDALFISEDKRTYIKRKENKVNRTLTFTLSKINKKIQKEIDEAIKEIVSRNLSI, encoded by the coding sequence ATGACGGAGTTATGTAAAAACCTGTTAAGTATTAAGGAAGGTCAACAGAGAGAGTTCGCTCTTCATTCAGGAAATAAAGCTTCATTTATAAGAGTTAAGATTCCTCATGATAAAATTCAAGAGGTAACTTTTATTAACCAAAAAACTAACGTACGAGATCAGCATTCTTTAACAGAAGAGTCATTATCTGACATAATTAAAACGATAAAGTTTCAACAATTTTTCCCAGTGATAGGACGGGAGGTTGATGGAAAAATAGAAATACTTGATGGCACAAGGAGAAGAGCTTCTGCCATATATGCCGGCTCAGAATTGGAGGTTTTATATTCAAAGGACTATATTTCTACACTTGATGCCAGAAAATTAGCAAGTGAAATACAAACAGCGAAAGAGCACAGCATTCGGGAGCTGGGTATAGGCCTTAATTTTCTGAAAGTATCAGGTTTATCTTATAAAGACATAGCTCAAAAGGAAAATTTATCTCGCGCCAAAGTCACAAGAGCATTTCAGGCTGCAAGCGTTCCACAAGAAATCATTGCTCTTTTCCCTATTGCATCGGAGCTTAATTTTAACGATTATAAAATATTATTCGATTATTATAAAAGTTTAGAAAAATCTAACGAGTCTTTTAGTTCTGCACTTTCAAACCTAAAAGAAGAAATTAAAGGTATTAGTGTTGAACTACCTTCAGATGTATATAAAAAAGAAATACTTAACATAATAAAGAAAAACAAAAAGAAAAAAATTGATACATCTGTAACTGTAGATGCTCTATTTATTTCTGAAGATAAAAGGACTTACATAAAAAGAAAAGAAAACAAAGTAAACAGAACATTAACATTTACCTTATCAAAAATAAACAAAAAGATTCAAAAAGAAATTGATGAAGCTATCAAGGAAATAGTTTCACGGAATCTATCAATTTGA
- a CDS encoding IS66-like element ISCro1 family transposase, which produces MDTSLAHENARLRALLQTQQDTIRQMAEYNRLLSQRVAAYASEINRLKALVAKLQRMQFGKSSEKLRAKTERQIQEAQERISALQEEMAETLGEQYDPVLPSALRQSSARKPLPASLPRETRVIRPEEECCPACGGELSSLGCDVSEQLELISSAFKVIETQRPKLACCRCDHIVQAPVPSKPIARSYAGAGLLAHVVTGKYADHLPLYRQSEIYRRQGVELSRATLGRWTGAVAELLEPLYDVLRQYVLMPGKVHADDIPVPVQEPGSGKTRTARLWVYVRDDRNAGSQMPPAVWFAYSPDRKGIHPQNHLAGYSGVLQADAYGGYRALYESGRITEAACMAHARRKIHDVHARAPTDITTEALQRIGELYAIEAEVRGCSAEQRLAARKARAAPLMQSLYDWIQQQMKTLSRHSDTAKAFAYLLKQWDALNVYCSNGWVEIDNNIAENALRGVAVGRKNWMFAGSDSGGEHAAVLYSLIGTCRLNNVEPEKWLRYVIEHIQDWPANRVRDLLPWKVDLSSQ; this is translated from the coding sequence ATGGACACCTCACTTGCTCATGAGAACGCCCGCCTGCGGGCACTGTTGCAGACGCAACAGGACACCATCCGCCAGATGGCTGAATACAACCGCCTGCTCTCACAGCGGGTGGCGGCTTATGCTTCCGAAATCAACCGGCTGAAGGCGCTGGTTGCAAAACTGCAGCGCATGCAGTTCGGTAAAAGCTCAGAAAAACTTCGCGCAAAAACCGAACGACAGATACAGGAAGCACAGGAGCGAATCAGCGCACTTCAGGAAGAAATGGCGGAAACGCTGGGTGAGCAATATGACCCGGTACTGCCATCCGCCCTGCGCCAGTCTTCAGCCCGTAAACCGTTACCGGCCTCACTTCCCCGTGAAACCCGGGTTATCCGGCCGGAAGAGGAATGCTGTCCTGCCTGTGGTGGTGAACTCAGTTCTCTGGGATGTGATGTGTCAGAGCAACTGGAGCTTATCAGTAGCGCCTTTAAGGTTATCGAAACACAACGTCCGAAACTGGCCTGTTGCCGGTGCGACCATATCGTGCAGGCACCAGTACCTTCAAAACCCATTGCACGCAGTTATGCCGGAGCGGGGCTTCTGGCCCATGTTGTCACCGGGAAATATGCAGACCATCTGCCGTTATACCGCCAGTCAGAAATATACCGTCGTCAGGGAGTGGAGCTGAGCCGTGCCACACTGGGGCGCTGGACCGGTGCCGTTGCTGAACTGCTGGAGCCGCTGTATGACGTCCTGCGCCAGTATGTGCTGATGCCCGGTAAAGTCCATGCCGATGATATCCCCGTCCCGGTCCAGGAGCCGGGCAGCGGTAAAACCCGGACAGCCCGGCTGTGGGTCTACGTCCGTGATGACCGCAACGCCGGTTCACAGATGCCCCCGGCGGTCTGGTTCGCGTACAGTCCGGACCGGAAAGGTATCCATCCACAAAATCACCTGGCCGGTTACAGCGGTGTGCTTCAGGCCGATGCTTACGGTGGTTACCGGGCGTTATACGAATCCGGCAGAATAACGGAAGCCGCGTGTATGGCTCATGCCCGGAGAAAAATCCACGATGTGCATGCAAGAGCGCCCACCGACATCACCACGGAAGCCCTGCAGCGTATCGGTGAACTGTATGCTATCGAGGCAGAGGTCCGGGGCTGTTCAGCAGAACAGCGTCTGGCGGCAAGAAAAGCCAGAGCCGCGCCACTGATGCAGTCACTGTATGACTGGATACAGCAACAGATGAAAACACTGTCGCGTCACTCAGATACGGCAAAAGCGTTCGCATACCTGCTGAAACAGTGGGATGCACTGAACGTGTACTGCAGTAATGGCTGGGTGGAAATCGACAACAACATCGCAGAGAACGCCTTACGGGGAGTGGCCGTAGGCCGGAAAAACTGGATGTTCGCGGGTTCCGACAGCGGTGGTGAACATGCGGCGGTGTTGTACTCGCTGATCGGCACATGCCGTCTGAACAATGTGGAGCCAGAAAAGTGGCTGCGTTACGTCATTGAACATATCCAGGACTGGCCGGCAAACCGGGTACGCGATCTGTTGCCCTGGAAAGTTGATCTGAGCTCTCAGTAA
- the tnpB gene encoding IS66 family insertion sequence element accessory protein TnpB (TnpB, as the term is used for proteins encoded by IS66 family insertion elements, is considered an accessory protein, since TnpC, encoded by a neighboring gene, is a DDE family transposase.), which yields MISLPAGSRIWLVAGITDMRNGFNGLASKVQNVLKDDPFSGHLFIFRGRRGDQIKVLWADSDGLCLFTKRLERGRFVWPVTRDGKVHLTPAQLSMLPEGINWKHPKRTERAGIRI from the coding sequence ATGATATCTCTCCCTGCCGGTTCGCGTATCTGGCTGGTTGCCGGTATCACCGACATGCGGAATGGCTTTAACGGCCTGGCATCAAAAGTTCAGAACGTCCTGAAGGATGACCCGTTCTCCGGACACCTGTTTATCTTCCGCGGACGCCGGGGTGACCAGATAAAAGTGTTGTGGGCTGACAGTGACGGACTGTGCCTCTTCACCAAACGCCTGGAGCGGGGCCGCTTCGTCTGGCCAGTCACCCGTGACGGCAAGGTGCACCTTACTCCGGCTCAGTTATCCATGCTTCCTGAAGGTATCAACTGGAAGCACCCGAAACGAACGGAACGCGCTGGAATCCGCATATAA